The nucleotide window TTGATGAAAACGACCCACGCACCAACTGGTCAGTCGGTCGCCGCCACCACGATGCGGGTGGTTATGCCCTTGAAATCCACTTCGATGCCTACGGCCCTGACGGGTACGGTTCCGGGCTGATTCCCAGCCTAAGACGGGCACCCAGCCGCATTGATGAAAGCCTGGCCTTGAACTTCGGTCGCTACCCCCTGCAGTTTCGGGGAGGGCTTGGTGCACCAAGACGGGGGATCAGCATCCTGGAGATCGGCAAACTGGAAGGAAACCTCGAAGCCCGACTGCGAGATCCAGCCAGCCAGGACGCTGTCATTGAAGCGCTGGCCCACCGCATCATTGAGGCCCTCGAGCAGGGGCTCAATGCTCCACCCCCCACTCTCAGTTCACAGCTTGGTGGGGGCGGCAGCGATCCTCGAGGGAAGGATCACCGAACCAGTCCTGAGGACGGGTGAAGAGATCGGTGAGCAAAGCTTCTCTGGATCCCGGCTCAGGCTGGTAGGCGTACTCCCACCGGGCCAGTGGCGGAAGCGACATCAGGATGGATTCGGTGCGTCCGTTCGTCTGCAATCCAAAGATCGTGCCGCGATCCCAGACCAGATTGAATTCCACGTATCGACCCCGGCGATACAGCTGGAACTGGCGCTCACGGTCTCCATAGGACAACCCATTCCGTCTCTCGATGATGGGCGCATAAGCAGGCAGAAACGCCCGTCCGTTGGCACCAGCCAGTGCAAAAAGCTGTTCCCAGCTCAAGGGCACCGCGCCGATCTCCGAAGCCTTGCGCGCTGCAGGACCCTCAGGATCCTGTCCCCGGTAAAGACGTCCGGAACCATCCTGGTAGTCGTAGAAAATCCCTCCGATTCCCCGTGTTTCCTGACGGTGCTTAAGGAAGAAGTACTCATCACACCAGGGCTTGAACACCTGATAGAGACGATCATCCACGGAATCGCACGCCTCTTGATGAGTGCGGTGGAAGTGACGGGCATCCTCCAAGAAGGGATAGAAGGGGGTGAGATCGGCACCGCCTCCGAACCACCACACCGGACCGGCCTCGAAATAGCGGTAGTTGAGATGAACCGTTGGAACAAAGGGGTTCCGGGGATGCAAAACCATGGATGTTCCAGTGGCGAACCACGGATGCCCCTTGGCCTCAGGCCGCTGTTTGAGGATGGATGGAGGGAGCTCCTCACCCTGAACCTCGGAGAAATTCACCCCGCCCTGCTCAAAGATCCGTCCTTCACGCATCACCCTGGAACGACCGCCACCACCTTCTGGCCGCTCCCAGCTCTCCTCTTTGAAGCGGCCAGACCCATCGATCTGCTCCAGGCCAGCACAGATCTCATCCTGAAGAGCCATTACAAGCGCCCGCGCCCGCTCACGCGAGTCGGCTGGAGGGCGTTCCCCGGGCATCTCAGAGGTGCTTGACACCAGACTGTCCTCCGGTGGCTGCCCCTTCCAACGCTTGAACAGGGAACGAATCATGGTTGGCAGAGATGGAGAGCTCTTGACCATTTCAGCCCAGTGCCTCCTCCGACAAGAAGGTGTGAAGGACTGTTATGGGAAGCGCCCCTAGGATCCATCCCAACGAACGGGACGGATGACCTCAGCGGAACAGGCCACTCAGGCGCTCAGCGACCTCCGTGATGCAGGTAGCGACCGCTCTCTTCTTGACCTTGGCTGGCTTGATCAAGTTCGTGTGTCTCCTCCTCGGGCCGTCATCCGTCTGAATTTGCCGGGCTTCGCCCAAGGCCAACGCGACCGAATCGTCAACGACGCACGCGCTCGCCTGCTGGAACTCGAGGGGATTGATGATGTGCAGATCGAGGTGGGGCAGCCCCCATCCCAGGGCGGCATCGGTCAAGCAGGTCATGGCCAGGCGGCCGAACGGCAGGCCATCCCAGGCGTGAAGCATGTGATCGCTGTGAGCAGCGGAAAGGGTGGTGTCGGCAAGAGCACTGTGGCCGTTAATTTGGCCTGCGCCTTCGCCAGTCAGGGACTGCGGGTGGGTCTGCTCGATGCTGATATCTACGGACCCAATGCACCCACCATGTTGGGTGTGGCCGACCGCACTCCTGAAGTCCGCGGCAGCGGCGAGAACCAGTGCATGCAGCCAATCGAAACCTGTGGTGTAGCCATGGTGTCGATGGGGTTGCTGATCGAAGAGAACCAGCCGGTGATCTGGCGAGGTCCAATGCTCAACGGAATCATCCGCCAATTCCTTTATCAAGTGAATTGGGGAGAACGGGATGTGCTGGTGGTTGATCTTCCACCAGGAACCGGTGATGCCCAGCTGTCCCTCGCGCAGGCCGTTCCCATGGCAGGCGTCGTGATCGTGACAACCCCTCAGCAGGTGGCCCTGCAAGACGCTCGTCGGGGCCTGGCCATGTTCCGTC belongs to Synechococcus sp. WH 7805 and includes:
- a CDS encoding N-acetylmuramoyl-L-alanine amidase, with amino-acid sequence MKPWPLLLPAGLSFTGLLLLLSLATAADAPGQPGRDLLTGPQVTLEATWVGLRRERQGVGILLLAGHADSQGIEGAGTSGAAVDRRGAKPMDPRMRDELFWNRKIRDAVVRQGQERALNISGYEPNALTILDENDPRTNWSVGRRHHDAGGYALEIHFDAYGPDGYGSGLIPSLRRAPSRIDESLALNFGRYPLQFRGGLGAPRRGISILEIGKLEGNLEARLRDPASQDAVIEALAHRIIEALEQGLNAPPPTLSSQLGGGGSDPRGKDHRTSPEDG
- the hemF gene encoding oxygen-dependent coproporphyrinogen oxidase, whose translation is MIRSLFKRWKGQPPEDSLVSSTSEMPGERPPADSRERARALVMALQDEICAGLEQIDGSGRFKEESWERPEGGGGRSRVMREGRIFEQGGVNFSEVQGEELPPSILKQRPEAKGHPWFATGTSMVLHPRNPFVPTVHLNYRYFEAGPVWWFGGGADLTPFYPFLEDARHFHRTHQEACDSVDDRLYQVFKPWCDEYFFLKHRQETRGIGGIFYDYQDGSGRLYRGQDPEGPAARKASEIGAVPLSWEQLFALAGANGRAFLPAYAPIIERRNGLSYGDRERQFQLYRRGRYVEFNLVWDRGTIFGLQTNGRTESILMSLPPLARWEYAYQPEPGSREALLTDLFTRPQDWFGDPSLEDRCRPHQAVN
- a CDS encoding Mrp/NBP35 family ATP-binding protein codes for the protein MTSAEQATQALSDLRDAGSDRSLLDLGWLDQVRVSPPRAVIRLNLPGFAQGQRDRIVNDARARLLELEGIDDVQIEVGQPPSQGGIGQAGHGQAAERQAIPGVKHVIAVSSGKGGVGKSTVAVNLACAFASQGLRVGLLDADIYGPNAPTMLGVADRTPEVRGSGENQCMQPIETCGVAMVSMGLLIEENQPVIWRGPMLNGIIRQFLYQVNWGERDVLVVDLPPGTGDAQLSLAQAVPMAGVVIVTTPQQVALQDARRGLAMFRQMGIPVLGVVENMSAFIPPDQPEKRYALFGSGGGKTLADAFDVPLLAEIPMEMQLQAGGDQGQPITLAQPDSISARLFIELAHRLSSMVSSSH